In Pantoea cypripedii, the DNA window AAAAATCATTACAACGCAATCAGTTAACCTTTCATGCCACATTATATGCGGCACTGAGGCAATGTCATGTCAGAACACAAAAATGGTCATACACGCAGAAATTTTCTGCTGAGAACCATCGCCCTGGCGCCAGCAATGGCCGTGGGTACATCAGCGATGGGTGCACTGGTTGCGCCAATGGCTGCCGGAGCAGCAGAACAAAGCAGCGCGCCACAAACCGCCCGTGACTATCAGCCGACCTGGTTTACGGCTGAAGAGTTTGCATTTATTAAGGCTGCGGTGGCGCGTCTGATCCCCTTTGATGAACGCGGTCCTGGCGCACTGGAAGCCGGGGTGCCGGAGTTTATCGATCGTCAGATGAACACTCCGTATGCCACCGGCAGCAACTGGTACATGCAGGGACCGTTCAATCCTGAACTGCCGAAAGAGCTGGGTTATCAGCTGTCGCTGGTGCCGCAGCAGATCTACCGTCTTGGTCTGGCGGATGCAGACAGCTGGAGCAAGCACCAGCACGGCAAAGTATTTGCTGAGCTGAGCGGCGAACAGCAGGATGCCCTGCTGAGCGACTTCGAAAGCGGCAAAGCTGAATTCACCCAGCTGCCGGCCAAAACCTTCTTCTCCTTCCTGCTGCAAAACACCCGCGAGGGTTACTTCAGCGATCCTATTCACGGTGGCAATCAGGGCATGGTGGGCTGGAAGCTGATCGGCTTCCCCGGCGCACGCGCTGATTACATGGATTGGGTGGAACGCGGTGAACGC includes these proteins:
- a CDS encoding gluconate 2-dehydrogenase subunit 3 family protein; this translates as MSEHKNGHTRRNFLLRTIALAPAMAVGTSAMGALVAPMAAGAAEQSSAPQTARDYQPTWFTAEEFAFIKAAVARLIPFDERGPGALEAGVPEFIDRQMNTPYATGSNWYMQGPFNPELPKELGYQLSLVPQQIYRLGLADADSWSKHQHGKVFAELSGEQQDALLSDFESGKAEFTQLPAKTFFSFLLQNTREGYFSDPIHGGNQGMVGWKLIGFPGARADYMDWVERGERYPFPSVDIRGERA